The Aeoliella mucimassa genome includes the window TGAGGTCACCGTGGGGGCGATGACTTCGGACCAGGTGGTGATTGAAAACGGAGTGGAAGTCGGTGAATCGGTCGCCATCGATGGCAATTTTCTCATCGATTCGCAGATGCAACTGCAGAACAAGCCTTCGCTAATCGATCCCTCGAAGGGTTCGGAGGACTCGACGACCATGAGTCAGGAGGCACCCCATGCTCACTAGTTTAGTCAAGTTCTGCGTGAAGGAAGCACCCCTGGTGGTGCTGCTTGCCATCGGGATCGTCGCCTTTGGTTGGTATAGCTTCCGGTCGATTCCGATCGATGCGATTCCCAACATCGGCGAGAACCAGGTGATCGTGCTGACTCCCTGGCCAGGGCGTTCGCCGAAAGACATCGAGGATCAGGTCACTTACCCGCTTAGCGTTTCGCTGCTGGCGGTGCCTGGTGCTGAGAGCGTGCGCGGCAAGAGCATGTTTGGCTACTCGTTTGTGCAAGTTACGTTCAAAGACGAGGTCGACTTCTATTGGGCGCGTAGCCGGGTATCAGAGCAACTTGGCTCCGCTTCCGCCCAACTGCCAGAGGGGGTGACTCCCCAGTTAGGCCCCGATGCAACCGGTCTAGGGCAAGTGTTTTACTACGTGTTGGTACCGCCGGAATCGGGAAAGAGCCTGGCCGACCTGCGATCGATGCAGGACTTCGTCGTTAAGTACGAACTTCAAGCGGTGGAAGGTGTAAGCGAGGTGGCCTCGATCGGTGGGTACGTCCGGCAGTACCAGATTGAAGTTGATCCCGACAAGCTTCGTTTCCACAATGTCCCCCTCGATCGTTTGATGATGGCGATCAAGGGCTCCAACGTCGACGTGGGAGCGAAGACGATTGAATCGTCGGGCATGGAGTTCATCGTCCGCGGCAAAGGCTTTCTCGGCACCGATGGAGACACCGCCAAGGCAATTCGCGACATCGAACAAACCGTGATTGAGCAGCGAGAGGGGGTGCCATTGCGGATCGAAGATGTCGCCCGAGTGCAGCTTGGCCCCGATTTCCGCCGCGGTGCGCTCGACTACAACGGCGGCGAAGCCGTCGGCGGGGTAGTCGTCATGCGCTATGGCGAAAACCCTCGGGCGGTGATCGATCGAGTAAAGGCCAAGATAGAACAGATTACTCCCTCGCTCGAAGGGGTCACCATCAAGCCAGTGTACGACCGCACGGGTTTGATCGACGAGACGGTCGGCACGCTAACCACGGCCTTACAGGAAGAGATCGTGATTACCGCGGTCGTGATTCTACTATTCCTGTTGCACATTCGCAGTAGCTTGATTGTCGCCTCGACGTTGCCGGTTGCGGTGCTGCTGTCGTTTGTCGGGATGAAGGTGTTCGGCCTCGACGCGAACATTATGTCGCTAGCGGGCATCGCCATCGCGATCGGTACGATGGTCGACATGGGGATCATTGTCTCCGAGAACATCTACCAACACCTGGCCGATTGGGAACAGGAAGAACCGTCCAATGAACAAACTCCAAGGCTGACGGTGATCGCGAACGCCGCGGCTGAGGTAGCTCCCGCGGTAGTAACCGCCGTGTCAACGACGATTGTTAGCTTCTTGCCGGTGTTCTTTCTCACTGGGCGAGACTACAAACTGTTCAGCCCGTTGGCGTGGACCAAAACGTTTGCCATCGCCTCGGCGTTGATTGTTGCGATTACATTTGTGCCCGCGTTGTGCCGGTTGATCCTGCGGACCGCCAGTGGCAAGCGACTCACCAGCTTCGCCCTCGCAATATCCACTGCGTTGCTGGCCGGTCTGTTGGTCTACTTCGTGTGGGCCGACGAGATCTCCGCCGCATACGGTCTATCTCCATGGATGGCAACAAGCATTGTCACCGCATTGGCCGCGGCGGCTGGCTGGCAGATGGGCCGGGAACGCATTCGCCCGATCGACGAGAGCATCGTCAGCAAATCGATTGTGGCGACTTACGTGCCGATCTTGCGATTGTTCCTCGCCCACAAACTCTTCTTCTCACTGATACCAATCACGATATTGCTGCTGGGACTTGGCGGCTACTTCGGCTTGCCCAAGATTATGGGCCCCTTTGAACAGGTGGCAGAAACACTTGGTGTCCGTCCCGATGAATTCCCTGGATACGCAGACCTGAAGGATGAGTTTGGTGGATTGAAATCGGACGACTGGATTGCGCTCGACGAGGGAAGTTGGTTTTATATGCCAACGCTTTACCCGGCGGCCAGCTTTAGCCAAGCGATGCAGGTGCTTCAGGCCCAAGATCATCTGATTAAGCAGATCCCCGAGGTTAAGGATGTACTCGGTAAGATCGGCCGCGTCGAGTCGGCACTCGATCCCGCCCCAGCGGCGATGATTGAGACTTACATCATGCTGAAGCCGGAGGATCAGTGGCGCGAGGGCATCACCGCCAAGCAGGTGTGGGACGAGATTGTAGCAGTTGCCACCCTGCCAGGCATTACCAAGGCCAGCCCACTTCAGCCGATCGAAGGGCGAGTCGTCATGCTGCAAAGTGGTATCAAAGCCCCGATGGCTATCCGCATCTACGGCGACCGCCTGGAGGACCTTGCCAAAGCAACACTTTCCGTCGCAGATCACCTGAGAAGTTCTGCCTACGTAGACCCCGGCACAGTTAGTCCCGACATCGTGCTGGGCAAACCTTATGTTGAGTTCACCGTAGATCGCGAAGCGGCCGCCCGCTATGGCATGACCGTCGAGATGGTCAACAGTGTGGTGGAAACTGCCCTCGGCGGGATGAACCTGATCAACACCGTCGAAGGCCGAGAGCGATATCCAGTGCGTTTGCGGTATCGACGCGACCTTCGCGAACGAATTGACGAGCTCGCAAGAGTGCCCGTAGTCACCCACGCTGGGTCGGTAGTTCCCCTTGAGGAACTTACAAAGCTCGAGACGACCTGGGGACCAGGTGCCATCAATAGCGAGAACGCTCGGCTCGTGGCACACGTCGCTTTTGCCACGAGCGATAAGGCGGGTGCGCTGGAATCGGTCGCGGCGATTCAAGAAGACTTGCACGCCTCGCAAAACTTGCCTGCCGGCGACCCCAATCGCTTGGAGCTACCACCTGGATATTCGCTCGAGGCCGTGGGCAGCTTCCGCAACCAGATCGAGGCCAATCAGCGGCTGTTTTGGC containing:
- a CDS encoding efflux RND transporter permease subunit, which gives rise to MLTSLVKFCVKEAPLVVLLAIGIVAFGWYSFRSIPIDAIPNIGENQVIVLTPWPGRSPKDIEDQVTYPLSVSLLAVPGAESVRGKSMFGYSFVQVTFKDEVDFYWARSRVSEQLGSASAQLPEGVTPQLGPDATGLGQVFYYVLVPPESGKSLADLRSMQDFVVKYELQAVEGVSEVASIGGYVRQYQIEVDPDKLRFHNVPLDRLMMAIKGSNVDVGAKTIESSGMEFIVRGKGFLGTDGDTAKAIRDIEQTVIEQREGVPLRIEDVARVQLGPDFRRGALDYNGGEAVGGVVVMRYGENPRAVIDRVKAKIEQITPSLEGVTIKPVYDRTGLIDETVGTLTTALQEEIVITAVVILLFLLHIRSSLIVASTLPVAVLLSFVGMKVFGLDANIMSLAGIAIAIGTMVDMGIIVSENIYQHLADWEQEEPSNEQTPRLTVIANAAAEVAPAVVTAVSTTIVSFLPVFFLTGRDYKLFSPLAWTKTFAIASALIVAITFVPALCRLILRTASGKRLTSFALAISTALLAGLLVYFVWADEISAAYGLSPWMATSIVTALAAAAGWQMGRERIRPIDESIVSKSIVATYVPILRLFLAHKLFFSLIPITILLLGLGGYFGLPKIMGPFEQVAETLGVRPDEFPGYADLKDEFGGLKSDDWIALDEGSWFYMPTLYPAASFSQAMQVLQAQDHLIKQIPEVKDVLGKIGRVESALDPAPAAMIETYIMLKPEDQWREGITAKQVWDEIVAVATLPGITKASPLQPIEGRVVMLQSGIKAPMAIRIYGDRLEDLAKATLSVADHLRSSAYVDPGTVSPDIVLGKPYVEFTVDREAAARYGMTVEMVNSVVETALGGMNLINTVEGRERYPVRLRYRRDLRERIDELARVPVVTHAGSVVPLEELTKLETTWGPGAINSENARLVAHVAFATSDKAGALESVAAIQEDLHASQNLPAGDPNRLELPPGYSLEAVGSFRNQIEANQRLFWLVPLVVLINLLIICLQFRHWPITLAIFAGIPVAFAGGMILLAIYGTEMNTAVWVGFIALFGIAVDDGVVIATYLDQVFTRLKLTSVEDIRFATIEAGKRRIRPCLMTTATTVLALLPVLVSTGRGADVARAMAIPVFGGMLVELVTLFVVPVVFCAYKEFKMQMGLADRHWEGVEEESPLDSLVPAAEG